Proteins encoded by one window of Prevotella nigrescens:
- a CDS encoding 3'-5' exonuclease: protein MSLNLKKPLIVFDLETTGLDLVKDRIIQLSYIKVFPDGKEERENLYINPEREIPHEVEELTGITNEDVTAAPTFKEKAADLADKFKGCDFAGFNSNRFDVPLLAEEFLRAGINFDFSKCRLIDAQNIYHKMERRNLAAAYEFYCGRKMEDDFTAHKADEDTEATWRVLQGQIKMYSEEKQKDPERILKNDMDELAKFSQMNDNVDFAGRIVWKDVTDKDGNVLLDENGCPRRHEVFNFGKYRGWDVAEVLHRDPGFYSWMLASDFTYNTKQVLTRIRLREFNNR, encoded by the coding sequence ATGTCATTAAACTTAAAGAAGCCATTAATCGTCTTCGATCTTGAGACGACAGGTCTCGACTTGGTAAAAGACCGCATCATACAGTTGTCGTACATAAAGGTTTTTCCCGATGGAAAGGAAGAAAGAGAGAACCTTTATATTAATCCCGAAAGAGAGATACCTCACGAAGTTGAGGAACTTACGGGTATAACAAACGAAGATGTGACTGCCGCTCCGACATTCAAGGAGAAAGCTGCTGACCTGGCTGATAAGTTTAAGGGCTGCGACTTTGCCGGTTTCAACTCCAATCGCTTCGATGTCCCCTTGTTGGCAGAAGAGTTTCTACGAGCTGGCATCAACTTCGACTTCTCTAAGTGCCGTCTTATAGATGCGCAAAACATTTACCACAAGATGGAACGACGTAATCTTGCTGCAGCTTATGAGTTTTATTGCGGGAGGAAGATGGAAGACGACTTCACGGCTCATAAGGCCGATGAGGATACGGAGGCTACATGGCGCGTCTTGCAGGGACAGATAAAGATGTACTCTGAAGAAAAACAAAAAGATCCGGAACGCATATTAAAGAACGATATGGACGAACTGGCAAAGTTCTCGCAAATGAATGACAACGTAGATTTTGCAGGACGTATTGTTTGGAAAGACGTAACCGACAAAGATGGGAATGTGTTGCTTGATGAAAATGGTTGCCCCCGTCGCCACGAAGTGTTCAATTTTGGGAAGTATCGTGGTTGGGACGTGGCAGAGGTGTTGCACAGAGACCCGGGCTTCTATAGTTGGATGCTGGCAAGCGACTTTACTTACAATACGAAACAAGTGCTCACACGTATTCGTCTCCGCGAATTCAACAACCGATAA
- the dnaN gene encoding DNA polymerase III subunit beta, whose translation MRFTISSTALSSRLLSLSRVINSKNTLPILNCFVFDAQNGQLSITASDSENVVCMSMNLDSLEGEGKFAVNNQNILDAVKELPEQPLTVDVNMDEHTIYVSYQNGSYNFPVLEADEFPIPQPLSADTTTITLSAEILLENITRSLFATAQDELHPVMNGVYFDLRPDALAVVATDGHKLVRNRVYTIKSDVPAAFILPKKPATLLKGFVTKESSDVVIRFDARSAEISFGEGNLICRLIDGKYPNYNSVIPENNPCQILIDRKSLIGAVRRVLPFASDSSQLIRFHIANGQLDLSAEDIDFSTSAKESMTCTYEGNPMSIGFKGSSILEILNNLQSEEVNIQLADPSRAGVIVPAEQPADENVLMLVMPVLLND comes from the coding sequence ATGAGATTTACCATTTCAAGCACTGCCTTGAGTAGCAGGTTACTGTCGCTTTCGCGTGTTATCAATAGCAAGAACACGTTACCAATATTAAACTGTTTCGTATTTGATGCACAGAACGGACAACTTTCAATTACTGCTTCAGATAGTGAGAACGTTGTCTGTATGTCAATGAACCTCGATTCGCTTGAGGGCGAAGGCAAGTTCGCAGTAAACAACCAAAACATTCTCGATGCTGTAAAGGAACTGCCCGAACAGCCACTGACGGTAGACGTTAATATGGACGAACACACCATTTATGTAAGTTATCAGAATGGTTCATACAACTTCCCCGTTCTGGAAGCCGACGAGTTTCCCATTCCTCAGCCCCTGTCTGCCGATACAACTACTATTACATTGAGCGCAGAAATATTGTTGGAAAACATTACACGTTCGCTATTTGCAACGGCACAAGACGAACTGCACCCCGTGATGAACGGAGTATATTTCGACCTTAGACCTGATGCCCTGGCTGTTGTAGCTACCGATGGGCATAAGTTGGTGCGCAACCGTGTGTACACTATTAAGAGCGATGTGCCGGCAGCCTTCATCTTGCCAAAGAAACCTGCAACTTTGCTGAAAGGGTTTGTAACGAAAGAAAGTAGCGACGTAGTGATACGTTTCGATGCTCGTTCGGCTGAAATCTCGTTTGGTGAAGGCAATCTGATTTGTCGACTTATCGACGGAAAATATCCTAACTATAATAGTGTAATTCCAGAAAACAACCCATGCCAGATTTTGATAGATCGCAAATCGCTTATTGGAGCTGTTCGCCGCGTGTTGCCATTTGCGAGTGATTCTTCACAATTAATCCGCTTCCACATTGCAAACGGACAATTGGATCTGAGCGCCGAAGATATTGATTTCTCTACAAGTGCCAAGGAAAGCATGACCTGCACTTATGAGGGCAACCCAATGAGTATCGGCTTCAAAGGCAGCTCTATATTGGAAATTCTGAACAATTTGCAGAGTGAAGAGGTAAACATACAACTGGCAGACCCCTCACGTGCAGGAGTAATTGTGCCGGCAGAGCAACCTGCAGACGAAAACGTGCTTATGCTTGTTATGCCTGTATTGCTCAACGATTAA
- a CDS encoding DUF3127 domain-containing protein has protein sequence MELQGRVIVVMEPREGTSARGPWKSQQYVIETHDQYPKKMVFDIFGADRIDQFAIKAGEEIIVSFDVDAHEYNGRWFNNIRAWNIQRLDAAAAQAAGAPAAATPAPATGAQTAASGSQAPFPPAASDSDADDLPF, from the coding sequence ATGGAACTACAAGGTAGAGTTATCGTTGTAATGGAACCACGCGAAGGAACTTCGGCGCGTGGACCATGGAAATCACAACAGTATGTAATAGAAACACACGACCAATATCCGAAAAAGATGGTTTTCGATATATTCGGTGCCGACCGTATAGACCAGTTTGCCATTAAGGCAGGAGAGGAAATCATCGTCAGCTTCGATGTAGATGCACACGAATACAACGGCAGATGGTTCAACAACATTCGCGCATGGAACATTCAGAGGCTCGATGCTGCAGCTGCACAGGCTGCCGGGGCACCTGCAGCCGCTACACCTGCACCTGCAACAGGAGCGCAAACAGCGGCAAGTGGCAGTCAGGCTCCATTCCCGCCAGCTGCATCGGACAGCGATGCTGACGACCTGCCATTCTAA
- a CDS encoding RloB domain-containing protein, which yields MDNKNKEPERTRYKRLRAKFAKPINKPKKGISCKVEFFETHLCTELFFFYYFQYTSRQYENQESLIKDLNKCVKYEKAEKFFRKNKGLHDYFEHKGGSLKKAITNAEKSMKEKEKNDRDYTYSELGQLMKALGGFTK from the coding sequence ATGGACAATAAAAATAAGGAACCTGAACGCACACGATACAAGAGATTAAGGGCTAAATTTGCAAAACCAATAAACAAGCCGAAAAAGGGTATTTCCTGCAAAGTAGAGTTCTTTGAAACGCATCTCTGTACGGAGTTGTTCTTTTTTTACTACTTTCAGTATACCTCTCGTCAATACGAAAATCAAGAATCGTTAATTAAAGATTTAAATAAATGCGTGAAATACGAGAAGGCAGAAAAGTTTTTTCGCAAAAATAAAGGACTACATGATTATTTTGAACACAAAGGAGGAAGCCTCAAAAAGGCAATAACCAATGCCGAGAAGTCGATGAAAGAAAAAGAAAAGAACGACAGAGATTACACTTACTCTGAACTTGGACAGCTCATGAAGGCATTAGGAGGATTTACCAAATAA
- a CDS encoding glycosyltransferase family 2 protein has protein sequence MQTQHPLPQNDKAQPLISFIITYYNEPIDMLKKCIDSILMLTLNREEREIIVIDDGSDVSPLNLLTDVADQMIYIRQPNQGLSQARNTGIAMANGQYLQFVDADDSLVSSNYDKCLDFIRFKDADIVLFDFATKEVSSAQLANNEVFSGTEYMHNNNLRASACGYIFKKNLLVNLRFTKGILHEDEEFTPQLIIRADKVYNTKVQAYFYRKRTESITHKKDKRWKLKRLQDTEQVIKSLQDKADLMPAKDRVAMLRRVAQLTMDYIYNIIILTRDEQYLNHVLLRLEKRGLFPLPKKNYTRKYKLFSIMINSKAGRKILIHTLPRLN, from the coding sequence ATGCAAACTCAACACCCTCTTCCACAAAACGATAAAGCCCAGCCACTAATCAGCTTTATCATCACCTATTACAACGAACCTATCGATATGCTAAAGAAATGTATCGATAGCATTCTTATGCTCACACTTAACAGAGAAGAGCGTGAGATTATCGTCATTGATGATGGTTCAGATGTGTCGCCACTCAACTTATTGACAGATGTTGCCGACCAAATGATATACATTCGACAACCCAATCAGGGACTTAGCCAAGCAAGAAACACTGGAATTGCAATGGCAAACGGGCAATACCTTCAGTTTGTAGATGCTGACGACTCCCTTGTATCGAGCAACTACGATAAATGTTTGGACTTTATAAGGTTTAAAGATGCCGACATCGTTCTTTTCGACTTTGCCACCAAAGAAGTTTCAAGTGCACAACTTGCCAACAACGAGGTGTTTTCCGGTACAGAATATATGCACAACAACAACTTGCGGGCATCGGCATGCGGATATATTTTCAAGAAGAATCTATTGGTAAACTTGCGTTTCACAAAGGGTATTCTACACGAAGACGAAGAATTTACACCGCAGCTTATTATTCGTGCCGACAAGGTTTACAACACCAAAGTGCAAGCATACTTCTACCGAAAACGCACGGAATCGATAACACACAAAAAGGATAAACGCTGGAAACTAAAGCGTCTGCAAGACACCGAACAAGTTATAAAGAGCCTGCAAGACAAAGCCGACCTTATGCCTGCTAAAGACAGAGTGGCTATGCTTCGCCGTGTTGCACAACTGACGATGGACTATATTTACAACATCATAATCCTGACACGCGACGAACAGTATCTTAACCACGTTCTGCTACGGCTCGAAAAGCGTGGACTTTTCCCACTGCCAAAGAAGAATTACACACGAAAGTACAAGCTGTTCTCTATAATGATAAACTCGAAAGCGGGGCGAAAAATCCTTATTCACACACTGCCACGTCTGAATTAG
- a CDS encoding glycosyltransferase family 2 protein, with the protein MELSIIIPVYNVEKTLRRCVESVLRQSFQNFEMILVNDGSTDNSATMVDEIARTDNRISVIHQCNQGLSAARNTGIKAAKGEYITFIDSDDFIAQDTYKGVMELLNAHPKYDILEFSVIEKYGSKAQHSLILDDCVYQNKQEYWLKGQAYHHTYAWNKIYRRELFTDIEFPKGKNFEDAHTLPKLMAAAKTIATTSLGTYYYCWNDAGITANANGQDLTSLLEAHLAYINGNNEIDATYYTHVLNIQLDVYEATKAMPLLPIRPFYGNLKLTLLHLLGIKCLCKLNTLFHKTIKPSH; encoded by the coding sequence ATGGAATTAAGTATTATCATACCAGTTTACAATGTTGAGAAAACGCTCCGTCGGTGTGTTGAGAGCGTTCTCAGACAGTCATTTCAAAACTTTGAAATGATATTGGTTAATGATGGCTCAACAGATAATTCCGCCACAATGGTAGACGAAATTGCCCGAACGGACAATAGAATAAGCGTTATACACCAATGCAACCAAGGGCTTTCGGCAGCCCGAAATACAGGTATAAAGGCAGCGAAAGGGGAATACATCACATTCATAGACTCCGACGACTTCATTGCACAAGACACCTACAAGGGTGTTATGGAATTGCTGAATGCCCACCCAAAATACGACATTCTTGAATTTTCGGTTATCGAGAAGTATGGTTCAAAAGCACAGCACTCATTAATATTGGACGATTGTGTCTATCAAAACAAGCAGGAATACTGGCTGAAAGGGCAGGCTTACCACCATACTTATGCATGGAACAAGATATATCGGCGCGAACTTTTTACCGATATTGAATTTCCAAAAGGCAAGAATTTTGAAGATGCACATACACTTCCAAAACTCATGGCTGCGGCTAAAACCATCGCAACCACAAGTTTAGGAACATATTATTACTGCTGGAACGACGCAGGAATTACCGCCAATGCCAACGGACAAGACCTAACGAGTCTGTTAGAAGCGCATTTGGCTTATATAAATGGCAACAACGAGATAGACGCAACCTATTACACACACGTTCTGAACATTCAGTTGGACGTTTACGAAGCAACTAAGGCAATGCCATTGCTGCCGATTCGTCCGTTCTATGGCAACTTAAAACTAACGTTACTTCATCTTTTAGGAATAAAATGCTTATGCAAACTCAACACCCTCTTCCACAAAACGATAAAGCCCAGCCACTAA
- a CDS encoding oligosaccharide flippase family protein, whose product MKKTDSYSHILRYTGLFGGVQSLNILVGVVRNKLVAMILGPDGMGLISLFNSTLKLMSDSTNFGISISAVKSISEHFDKNEEEKLADTVKLVRSWSLLAGLLGMFLCIVLSPLLSKFTFSWDGHRLHFILLSPIVALMALSGGELAILKGLRELRKLAVISIFNVLGALVSSVPLYYFFREKAIVPSLVIMALIQFALTIAYSYHIYPLRLMNRWQSMREGVGMLRLGIAFVIAGILGSGADFLIRSYINNVANIDTVGFFNAGYMMTMTYVGMVFAAMETDFFPRLSGANQYRFTFNQIVNRQIEVMLLLVSPLLVLFSLFLPILLPLLYTGKFMPALGMMQVIMLAMYFRAVKLPVQYIPLAKGDSVSYLLLEGIYDVVLVVAVILNFDRLGLVGAGWAITIAGFLDAVLVFVYSRWKYGYKVSSSVLLYSSIQIPIGFLTFMVTQQSNQLMYWCGGLLLALISAATSVSILKTKTNLWNRLTSKILRRFKRNGED is encoded by the coding sequence ATGAAAAAAACAGACAGCTACAGCCATATTCTGCGATATACTGGACTCTTTGGTGGAGTTCAGAGCCTGAATATATTGGTTGGTGTCGTGCGAAATAAGTTGGTTGCAATGATTTTAGGGCCTGACGGAATGGGACTTATTTCGCTGTTTAATTCTACTTTGAAGTTGATGAGCGACTCCACCAACTTCGGAATATCTATCAGTGCTGTCAAGAGTATATCCGAACACTTCGACAAAAACGAAGAGGAGAAGTTGGCAGATACTGTGAAATTGGTGCGTTCGTGGAGCCTGTTGGCAGGATTGTTGGGAATGTTTCTTTGCATCGTATTGAGTCCGTTGTTAAGCAAGTTCACTTTTTCGTGGGACGGACACCGCCTGCATTTCATTCTTCTTTCGCCCATTGTAGCCTTAATGGCTTTGTCGGGAGGCGAGCTTGCTATATTAAAAGGACTTCGTGAGTTAAGGAAATTAGCAGTAATCTCTATCTTTAACGTGTTAGGGGCATTGGTTTCTTCAGTGCCGTTGTATTACTTCTTTCGCGAAAAAGCCATTGTGCCATCATTGGTAATAATGGCGCTTATTCAGTTTGCTCTGACGATAGCTTATTCATATCATATCTATCCTTTGCGATTAATGAACCGTTGGCAATCTATGCGTGAAGGAGTGGGAATGCTACGACTTGGAATTGCATTTGTGATTGCGGGCATTTTAGGTTCGGGGGCAGACTTCTTGATTCGTAGCTATATTAATAATGTGGCGAACATTGATACCGTTGGTTTCTTTAATGCGGGCTATATGATGACGATGACCTATGTCGGTATGGTGTTTGCAGCAATGGAAACCGACTTTTTTCCCCGTCTTTCAGGTGCCAATCAGTACCGATTTACTTTTAACCAGATAGTAAACAGGCAAATAGAAGTTATGTTGCTGTTGGTTTCTCCGCTGTTGGTGCTGTTTTCTTTGTTTCTTCCGATACTGCTTCCTTTATTATATACAGGCAAATTTATGCCTGCTTTGGGAATGATGCAAGTCATTATGCTTGCTATGTACTTTAGAGCTGTGAAGTTGCCAGTACAGTATATACCATTGGCAAAAGGCGATTCTGTTTCCTATTTGCTTTTAGAAGGCATTTACGATGTAGTGTTGGTGGTTGCCGTAATTTTGAATTTCGACCGACTCGGTTTGGTTGGAGCAGGGTGGGCGATAACCATTGCGGGCTTTTTAGATGCCGTATTGGTGTTTGTTTATTCTCGTTGGAAGTACGGCTATAAGGTTTCTTCAAGCGTATTGCTTTATTCTTCCATTCAGATACCTATAGGATTCTTAACCTTTATGGTAACCCAGCAGTCTAATCAGCTAATGTATTGGTGTGGGGGATTGTTGTTGGCGTTGATAAGTGCTGCGACATCTGTTAGCATACTGAAAACAAAAACGAACCTATGGAATAGGCTTACTTCAAAGATATTAAGGCGTTTTAAGCGGAATGGCGAAGATTAG
- a CDS encoding glycosyltransferase family 2 protein, with amino-acid sequence MAKISILVAVYNAEKYLSQCLSSLLSQTLQDIEIICIDDASTDSSLSILNAYAVKDERIKVVHLPQNAGIAKARNAGLRISTGEYIAFVDSDDWLSEDACEKVFDVFRRYPSTDTVLFHVKSVYGDKEVDFSMSPFTILDGFTAFRESLTWNIHGIYVIRRELHLRFPYDESAIAYSDENVTRLHYLKSQEIRICEGIYYYRQHLGSVTHKVSLRRFDYLLANKSMKQQLEALKVPDKILNIYEEVRWRNVIGLYMFYFLHRKELDKPSRKQGLKIIKSSWHSIEQNRLPRWLIRKFGYIPFQKSWFTFRLQEETYFFLRALIGRNKEQL; translated from the coding sequence ATGGCGAAGATTAGCATTTTAGTAGCTGTATATAATGCAGAGAAATACTTGTCCCAATGTTTGAGTTCCTTGCTCTCTCAGACGCTTCAAGACATAGAAATAATATGTATTGATGATGCTTCTACCGACTCGTCGCTTAGTATTCTTAACGCGTATGCTGTAAAAGATGAAAGGATAAAAGTAGTACACTTGCCTCAAAATGCAGGAATAGCCAAGGCACGGAATGCAGGATTGCGTATTTCTACTGGTGAGTATATTGCATTTGTTGATAGCGACGACTGGCTGTCTGAAGATGCTTGCGAAAAGGTTTTTGATGTCTTCAGGCGTTATCCATCAACCGATACGGTGCTTTTCCACGTAAAAAGCGTTTATGGCGATAAGGAAGTGGATTTCTCTATGTCTCCTTTTACCATCTTAGATGGCTTTACGGCATTCCGTGAAAGTCTGACTTGGAATATCCACGGCATTTATGTGATTAGGCGAGAACTGCATCTTCGTTTCCCTTACGACGAGTCTGCCATTGCGTACAGCGATGAAAATGTAACACGTTTGCACTATTTGAAATCGCAAGAAATACGCATTTGCGAGGGCATTTATTATTATAGGCAGCATTTAGGTTCGGTAACACATAAGGTAAGCTTGCGTCGTTTCGACTATTTGTTGGCAAATAAAAGTATGAAACAGCAACTGGAAGCCTTGAAAGTTCCAGACAAGATACTCAATATATACGAAGAAGTGCGTTGGCGGAATGTGATAGGTCTTTATATGTTCTACTTTCTACATCGCAAAGAACTTGATAAGCCTTCTCGGAAACAAGGCTTGAAGATTATAAAAAGCAGTTGGCATAGTATAGAACAAAACCGTTTGCCAAGGTGGCTGATACGAAAGTTCGGGTACATACCTTTTCAAAAGTCGTGGTTTACTTTCCGTTTGCAGGAGGAAACCTATTTCTTTTTGCGTGCATTGATTGGTAGAAACAAAGAGCAATTGTAG
- a CDS encoding PhoH family protein — protein sequence MIEKHIVLDDIDPVVFYGVGNIHLQMIKSLFPKVRVVARDNVIKVLGDEEQMAKLEEDVENMRKHILKYNVISEEDILDIVNGRQTKTDTGKGVLVYSVSGKPIKSRSHNQQLLVDAFNKNDMVFAVGPAGTGKTYLSIALAVKALKAKEVKKIILSRPAVEAGEKLGFLPGDMKEKIDPYLQPLYDSLEDMIPAVKLQDMMDKHIIQIAPLAFMRGRTLNDAIVILDEAQNTSTAQIRMFLTRLGMNSKMIITGDLTQIDLSYNQKSGLKEAIEILSGTEGIAVVKLDQKDIVRHKLVTRIVTAYDTYDKAKKNKTTP from the coding sequence TTGATAGAAAAACATATTGTTCTTGATGATATTGACCCCGTAGTGTTCTATGGCGTTGGTAATATACATCTGCAAATGATAAAATCTCTCTTTCCAAAAGTGAGAGTCGTTGCTCGCGACAATGTAATAAAGGTATTGGGCGACGAAGAGCAGATGGCAAAATTAGAAGAAGATGTTGAGAATATGCGCAAACATATTTTAAAGTATAATGTTATAAGCGAAGAAGATATTCTTGACATTGTAAACGGAAGACAAACCAAAACAGATACAGGCAAAGGTGTATTGGTTTACTCTGTTTCGGGAAAGCCTATAAAAAGTCGCTCTCACAATCAGCAACTATTGGTTGATGCCTTCAACAAGAACGATATGGTGTTTGCGGTAGGTCCAGCAGGTACAGGTAAAACCTATTTGAGCATTGCGCTTGCTGTGAAAGCATTGAAAGCAAAGGAAGTTAAGAAGATTATTCTCTCTCGTCCAGCGGTCGAAGCTGGAGAAAAATTAGGCTTTCTGCCTGGCGATATGAAAGAGAAGATAGACCCCTATCTGCAACCTTTGTACGATTCGCTTGAAGATATGATTCCCGCAGTTAAACTTCAAGATATGATGGACAAGCACATCATACAAATAGCTCCGCTTGCATTTATGCGAGGAAGAACGTTGAACGATGCCATTGTCATACTCGATGAAGCCCAAAACACATCGACAGCCCAAATCAGAATGTTTCTTACACGATTGGGAATGAACTCAAAGATGATAATAACAGGCGATTTAACACAGATAGACCTTTCCTACAATCAGAAAAGCGGACTGAAAGAAGCGATAGAAATACTTTCTGGAACAGAAGGAATAGCTGTTGTAAAACTCGACCAAAAAGATATTGTAAGACATAAGCTTGTAACGAGAATTGTTACTGCTTACGATACATACGATAAAGCAAAGAAAAATAAGACTACTCCATAA
- a CDS encoding phosphoribosylaminoimidazolesuccinocarboxamide synthase, which produces MNALTKTDFKFEGQRNVYHGKVRDVYDINDDLIVMVATDRISAFDVVLPKGIPFKGQVLNQIASKFLDLTSDICPNWKLATPDPMVTVGLKCEGFKVEMIIRSILTGSAWREYKAGCRELCGVKLPDGMKENERFPEPIITPTTKADEGHDMNISKEEIIKQGIVSEEDYNTIEDWTRKLFARGQEIAAQKGLILVDTKYEFGKRDGKCYLIDEIHTPDSSRYFYADGYEEKLAKGEPQKQLSKEFVRQWLIEHNFMNEPGQSMPEITDEYAASVGDRYIELYEHITGETFVKVDNEIDLAGRIEKNVSQYLASRK; this is translated from the coding sequence ATGAATGCATTGACTAAAACCGATTTTAAGTTCGAAGGACAAAGAAATGTTTATCACGGAAAAGTTCGTGATGTCTACGACATTAACGATGATTTAATAGTAATGGTCGCAACCGACCGTATTTCAGCCTTCGATGTGGTATTGCCTAAAGGTATTCCTTTCAAAGGACAAGTTTTAAACCAGATAGCTTCAAAGTTTTTAGACCTTACTTCTGACATTTGCCCTAACTGGAAATTAGCGACTCCAGACCCAATGGTTACAGTGGGATTGAAATGCGAAGGCTTTAAGGTGGAGATGATTATCCGTTCTATTCTTACAGGTTCGGCTTGGAGAGAATATAAAGCTGGCTGCAGAGAACTTTGCGGTGTGAAACTTCCAGATGGAATGAAAGAAAACGAACGCTTCCCCGAACCAATCATCACACCAACCACCAAGGCTGACGAAGGCCACGATATGAACATTTCCAAAGAAGAAATCATCAAGCAAGGTATCGTTTCAGAAGAAGACTACAATACGATTGAAGATTGGACAAGAAAACTTTTTGCACGCGGACAGGAAATTGCCGCCCAAAAAGGACTTATTCTTGTTGATACCAAGTATGAATTTGGTAAGCGTGATGGCAAATGCTATTTAATAGACGAAATACATACGCCAGACTCAAGTCGCTACTTCTATGCTGACGGCTATGAAGAAAAACTGGCAAAAGGCGAACCACAGAAGCAGCTTTCAAAGGAGTTTGTTCGCCAATGGCTGATAGAACACAACTTTATGAACGAACCGGGACAGAGTATGCCCGAAATAACTGATGAGTATGCAGCAAGCGTAGGCGACAGATACATTGAGCTCTATGAGCATATCACAGGAGAAACGTTTGTAAAAGTTGATAACGAAATTGACTTGGCAGGACGCATTGAAAAGAATGTAAGCCAGTATTTGGCTTCAAGAAAATAA
- the ubiE gene encoding bifunctional demethylmenaquinone methyltransferase/2-methoxy-6-polyprenyl-1,4-benzoquinol methylase UbiE, translating to MYNQEKIKPYNSTDEKGKVVEEMFDNIAPTYDTLNHRLSWNIDKSWRKKAIKQLSPFKPKTILDIATGTGDFAILSAKMLLPDTLIGADISEGMMEIGRQKVKNEGLEGIISFQKEDCLNLTFPSDTFEAVTAAFGIRNFQDLERGLVEMYRVLKKGGHLCIIELTTPISFPMKQLFKVYSKVVLPFYGRLISKDSNAYDYLNKTIAAFPQGETMMKILQKAGFAKTSFKRLTFGICTMYIAEK from the coding sequence GTGTATAATCAAGAAAAGATAAAGCCTTATAACAGCACGGACGAAAAAGGGAAAGTGGTTGAGGAAATGTTTGACAACATAGCCCCAACCTATGACACCTTAAATCACAGGCTGTCATGGAATATAGACAAAAGTTGGCGCAAGAAAGCTATAAAGCAACTTTCACCATTCAAGCCCAAAACAATACTTGACATTGCAACGGGGACTGGCGATTTTGCTATTTTGTCAGCCAAAATGCTTTTACCTGATACACTTATTGGTGCTGATATTTCTGAAGGAATGATGGAAATTGGGCGACAGAAGGTAAAAAATGAAGGGCTGGAAGGCATTATATCATTTCAAAAAGAAGATTGTTTAAATCTTACTTTCCCTTCCGATACATTTGAAGCTGTAACAGCTGCTTTCGGCATTCGTAATTTTCAAGACCTTGAGAGAGGACTTGTAGAAATGTACAGGGTTTTAAAGAAAGGTGGACATTTGTGTATTATAGAACTCACTACGCCAATATCATTCCCTATGAAGCAACTCTTTAAAGTGTATTCAAAGGTGGTTTTACCATTTTACGGACGCTTGATTTCAAAAGATAGCAACGCATACGATTATTTAAACAAGACGATTGCTGCATTTCCACAAGGTGAGACAATGATGAAAATTCTTCAGAAAGCTGGTTTCGCTAAAACCTCTTTTAAGCGTTTGACTTTTGGTATCTGCACAATGTATATTGCTGAAAAATAA